One window of Esox lucius isolate fEsoLuc1 chromosome 25, fEsoLuc1.pri, whole genome shotgun sequence genomic DNA carries:
- the LOC117594073 gene encoding uncharacterized protein LOC117594073, translated as MDSSYKDSFKDRIQWDQQTGQFTIRDLTTSDSGMYVVDGKGGVNTIYQLTVYEPVSRPMLTTVVNQSCSVECFVKNDRDVTLSWFSGKEILNHTSSPDLSIKLSLPLEVDKENRTSYRCEAANPVTKKNVTFHVPESCMVTKMTAICHTCLLSNPVLSIAGLLSGNNLKPLSSTHLVINPTPHPSSTPLVINPMPHPSSTPMVMNPTPHPSSTRLVINPTPHPSSTPLVINPTPHPSSTPLVINPTPHPSSTARLSSSLHTWFPFL; from the exons ATGGACTCATCCTATAAAGACAGTTTCAAAGACAGAATTCAGTGGGACCAACAGACTGGACAGTTCACCATCAGAGATCTAACAACCAGTGATTCAGGGATGTATGTTGTGGACGGGAAGGGAGGTGTCAACACAATATATCAACTCACTGTGTATG AACCTGTATCCAGACCCATGTTGACAACAGTAGTTAATCAGAGCTGTTCAGTGGAGtgttttgtgaaaaatgacaGAGATGTGACCCTTTCCTGGTTCAGTGGAAAGGAGATACTCAACCACACCAGCAGCCCTGACCTTTCCATcaagctctctctccctctggaaGTGGACAAAGAGAACAGAACCTCTTATAGATGTGAGGCTGCCAACCCTGTTACCAAGAAGAATGTGACGTTTCATGTCCCAGAGTCCTGCATGGTGACTAAGATGACAG CCATATGTCACACCTGCCTCCTCTCTAATCCGGTGCTCAGCATCGCCGGTCTTCTATCTGGCAACAACCTAAAGCCCCTTTCCTCCACTCACCTGGTCATCAACCCAacgccccatccatcctccactccCCTGGTCATCAACCCaatgccccatccatcctccactccCATGGTCATGAACCCAacgccccatccatcctccactcgCCTGGTCATCAACCCAacgccccatccatcctccactccCCTGGTCATCAACCCAacgccccatccatcctccactccCCTGGTCATCAACCCAacgccccatccatcctccactgCCAGATTGTCTTCCTCATTACACACCTGGTTTCCATTCCTCTAA